A single genomic interval of Herpetosiphonaceae bacterium harbors:
- a CDS encoding ABC transporter ATP-binding protein, whose amino-acid sequence MLEIDRIPGAAADTLPAPALTTAPLLSVRGLQTHFATRRGIVKVLDGLSFDVLPGQIMGLVGETGSGKSVTGASILRILKKPGKIVGGEIWLGGRNLRALSEAAMDEVRGKEIAMIFQNPRAALNPLLTIGELLTQVVRYRRGLGAAEARQEALRLLNSVHIPDPALRMRAYPHQLSGGMCQRVMIALALSCNPQLLIADEPTTGLDVTTQYQVVRLLKELRETRGTAQIVITHDLGMAAELCDIIAVMYAGEIVELATVAEIFSQPRHPYTQGLLRSRPKLGQTDMLPVIPGNVPDPLRPPSGCRFHPRCPLATEVCQRTVPRKETIGAGHEVACHHWERAA is encoded by the coding sequence ATGCTAGAGATCGATCGAATACCGGGCGCTGCGGCGGACACACTGCCCGCGCCTGCGCTAACCACCGCGCCGCTGCTGTCTGTCAGGGGCTTGCAGACGCACTTCGCGACGCGCCGGGGCATCGTCAAGGTGCTGGACGGCCTGAGCTTCGACGTGCTGCCGGGGCAGATCATGGGCCTGGTGGGCGAAACCGGCTCCGGCAAGTCAGTGACGGGCGCATCGATCTTGCGCATCCTCAAAAAGCCCGGCAAGATCGTCGGCGGCGAGATCTGGCTCGGCGGGCGCAACCTGCGGGCGCTCTCCGAGGCGGCGATGGACGAGGTGCGCGGCAAAGAGATCGCGATGATCTTTCAAAATCCGCGCGCGGCGCTGAATCCGCTGCTGACGATCGGCGAGCTGCTGACGCAGGTGGTGCGCTATCGCCGGGGGCTGGGCGCTGCCGAGGCGCGGCAGGAGGCGCTGCGGCTGCTGAACAGCGTTCACATCCCCGATCCTGCCTTACGAATGCGGGCCTATCCGCACCAGCTTTCGGGCGGCATGTGCCAGCGGGTGATGATCGCGCTGGCGCTCTCGTGCAATCCGCAGTTGTTGATCGCCGACGAGCCGACGACCGGCCTGGACGTGACGACGCAGTATCAGGTCGTCCGCCTGCTGAAGGAGCTGCGCGAGACACGCGGCACGGCGCAGATCGTGATCACCCACGACCTGGGCATGGCCGCCGAGCTATGCGACATCATTGCGGTGATGTACGCGGGCGAGATCGTCGAGCTGGCGACCGTGGCCGAGATCTTTTCGCAGCCGCGCCACCCGTACACCCAGGGATTGCTGCGCTCGCGTCCAAAGCTGGGCCAGACGGACATGCTGCCGGTGATTCCCGGCAACGTGCCCGATCCGCTGCGGCCTCCGAGCGGCTGCCGCTTCCACCCGCGCTGCCCGCTTGCAACCGAGGTCTGCCAGCGGACGGTGCCGCGCAAAGAGACGATCGGCGCGGGTCACGAGGTGGCCTGTCATCACTGGGAGCGAGCCGCATGA
- a CDS encoding DUF917 domain-containing protein produces MRMITAADLEEIALGAAVLGTGGGGDPYIGKLLAIEAIRRHGPVRLLDVDALDDDDLIVPTAMMGAPSVMVEKIPRGDEIIHAFQTMEHFLGRKITATMSIEAGGLNSTTPFSLAAALGLPLVDADGMGRAFPEIPMVTLGIDGISASPFTLADEKGNTLVINTSDNHWTERFARTASIEMGCSAMLACFPMTGRQLKQSAVPGTISLCQRIGRAIREAHQRKHNPIDAVLGVTGGYRLFRGKIADIQRRTVRGFTRGDALITGGEGYAEQECQIQFQNEYLVARTATDVLASSPDLITILDAETGEPITTEALRYGFRVDVLGIPCDRRWRTPRGLELVGPQYFGYDFAYVPLEDRVAARRGQ; encoded by the coding sequence ATGCGAATGATTACGGCAGCGGATCTGGAAGAGATCGCGCTGGGCGCGGCGGTGCTCGGCACGGGCGGCGGCGGCGATCCCTACATCGGCAAGCTGCTGGCGATCGAGGCGATCCGGCGGCACGGCCCGGTCAGGCTGCTCGATGTCGATGCGCTGGATGACGACGATCTGATCGTGCCGACCGCGATGATGGGCGCGCCCTCGGTGATGGTGGAGAAGATACCGCGCGGCGATGAGATCATCCATGCGTTTCAGACCATGGAGCACTTCCTGGGGCGTAAGATCACGGCGACGATGTCGATCGAGGCCGGGGGCCTGAACTCGACCACGCCGTTCAGCCTGGCGGCGGCACTTGGCCTGCCGCTGGTCGACGCCGACGGCATGGGCCGGGCGTTTCCCGAAATTCCGATGGTGACGCTGGGCATCGACGGTATCTCGGCGTCGCCGTTCACGCTGGCCGACGAAAAGGGCAATACCCTGGTGATCAACACCAGCGATAACCACTGGACCGAGCGCTTCGCGCGCACGGCGTCGATCGAGATGGGCTGCTCGGCGATGCTGGCCTGCTTCCCGATGACCGGTCGGCAACTGAAGCAATCGGCGGTGCCGGGCACGATCTCGCTCTGCCAGCGGATTGGACGCGCGATCCGCGAGGCGCACCAGCGCAAGCACAATCCGATCGATGCCGTGCTGGGCGTGACCGGCGGGTATCGCCTGTTTCGGGGCAAGATCGCCGACATCCAGCGGCGCACGGTGCGCGGCTTTACGCGCGGCGACGCGCTGATCACCGGCGGCGAGGGCTACGCAGAGCAGGAGTGCCAGATCCAGTTCCAGAATGAGTATCTGGTGGCGCGCACCGCGACGGATGTGCTGGCGTCGTCGCCCGATCTGATCACGATTCTGGACGCGGAGACGGGCGAGCCGATCACCACCGAGGCGCTGCGCTACGGCTTTCGGGTAGACGTGCTGGGCATTCCCTGCGACCGACGCTGGCGCACGCCCAGGGGCCTGGAGCTGGTCGGGCCGCAGTACTTCGGCTACGATTTTGCGTACGTGCCGCTTGAGGACCGCGTTGCCGCGCGGCGCGGGCAATAA
- a CDS encoding succinate dehydrogenase cytochrome b subunit, with protein sequence MVSALTLYRTSIGKKVVMAVTGIILVGFVVAHMVGNLKVFLGAEAINAYAGFLRDVGEPLFPREALLWVARIVLLVSVVLHITAATQLTIQDRASRPQRYAVHKPVQATYASRTMRWGGVIVLLFIIYHILHLTLGQVGFAAGQYLHEDPNNGFQVYANVVNGFRNPLVSLFYIVAMGAVGLHLYHGVWSMFQTLGLNSVKFNSLLRGLAMVTALAVVLGNISIPIAVLTGILR encoded by the coding sequence ATGGTTTCGGCACTCACGCTATATCGAACGTCGATTGGCAAAAAAGTTGTGATGGCCGTCACAGGAATCATTCTGGTCGGCTTTGTCGTCGCGCATATGGTCGGCAATCTCAAGGTGTTTCTGGGCGCTGAGGCGATCAATGCCTATGCTGGCTTTCTGCGCGATGTCGGCGAGCCGCTCTTCCCGCGCGAGGCGCTGCTCTGGGTCGCTCGCATCGTGCTGCTGGTTTCGGTTGTGCTGCATATTACGGCGGCAACCCAACTGACGATACAGGATCGGGCCAGCCGTCCGCAGCGCTACGCCGTCCACAAGCCTGTGCAGGCCACGTATGCATCGCGCACAATGCGCTGGGGCGGCGTCATCGTGCTGCTGTTCATCATCTACCATATTCTGCACCTCACGCTGGGCCAGGTGGGCTTTGCCGCGGGCCAGTATCTTCACGAAGATCCCAACAACGGCTTTCAGGTCTATGCCAACGTCGTGAACGGATTTCGGAATCCGCTGGTATCGCTCTTTTACATCGTCGCGATGGGCGCGGTCGGGCTGCACCTGTACCACGGCGTGTGGAGCATGTTCCAGACGCTAGGCCTGAACAGCGTCAAGTTTAACAGCCTGCTGCGCGGTCTGGCGATGGTCACGGCGCTGGCGGTCGTTCTGGGCAATATTTCGATCCCGATCGCCGTGCTGACCGGCATTCTGCGCTAG
- a CDS encoding hydantoinase/oxoprolinase family protein has product MRIGIDVGGTNTDAVLMQGNHVLAKIKTPTTPDVMTGIVTALRFLIEREPAALDRMSAVMIGTTHFTNAIIERRRLQPTAVVRVALPATAALPPMVDWPTDLCAALGDHRFLVRGGHEYDGRPLAEVQADEIREVAREIMRRGIRSVAISAVFSTVNSAAEQQAAELIREVLPDAAISLSHEIGRMGLLERENAAILNACLQDLAATTIGAFRGALVEVGIRAPLYITQNDGTLMSAEYAASYPVLTFSSGPTNSMRGAAFLSGLKDAMVVDIGGTTTDVGALIQGFPREASVAVRVGGVRTNFRMPDVLSIGLGGGSIVRAKPLAIGPQSVGYELLQQALSFGGEVLTATDIAVAAGYFDLPTMDGARSKLAALNRKLVAAAVERIHVMTEDAIDRMKVVADDLPVVLVGGGSVLIDRPLKGVSQTIKPEHFEAANAVGAAIGQISGEVDRIFSLDTLSREAALAQAKAEAISRAVAAGAYANSVQIVDVEDVPLAYLPSNATRIRVKAAGDLAIVREGVSSCE; this is encoded by the coding sequence ATGCGAATTGGTATTGACGTTGGTGGCACGAACACCGACGCCGTTTTGATGCAAGGCAATCATGTACTGGCGAAGATCAAAACGCCGACGACGCCCGATGTGATGACCGGGATCGTCACGGCGCTGCGATTTTTGATCGAGCGCGAGCCTGCTGCGCTGGACCGCATGAGCGCGGTGATGATCGGCACGACGCACTTTACCAACGCGATCATTGAGCGGCGTCGGCTCCAGCCGACAGCCGTGGTGCGGGTGGCATTACCCGCCACGGCAGCGCTGCCGCCGATGGTCGATTGGCCGACAGATCTGTGCGCGGCGCTCGGCGATCATCGCTTTCTGGTGCGGGGCGGCCACGAGTACGACGGGCGGCCTCTCGCGGAGGTTCAGGCCGATGAGATTCGCGAGGTTGCTCGCGAGATCATGCGGCGCGGCATTCGCTCGGTAGCGATCTCGGCGGTCTTCTCCACGGTCAACAGCGCAGCGGAGCAGCAGGCGGCGGAGCTGATCCGCGAGGTGCTGCCCGATGCTGCGATCAGCCTGTCGCATGAGATCGGGCGGATGGGGCTGCTTGAGCGCGAAAATGCGGCGATCCTCAATGCCTGCTTGCAGGATCTGGCCGCGACCACCATCGGCGCGTTCCGGGGAGCGCTGGTCGAGGTTGGGATTCGCGCGCCGCTCTACATCACCCAGAACGACGGGACGCTGATGAGCGCGGAGTACGCGGCGAGCTATCCGGTGCTGACCTTTTCGTCTGGCCCGACCAACTCGATGCGCGGCGCGGCGTTTCTGTCGGGCCTTAAAGATGCGATGGTGGTCGACATTGGCGGCACGACCACGGATGTCGGCGCGCTGATCCAGGGCTTTCCGCGCGAGGCCTCGGTTGCGGTGCGCGTCGGCGGGGTGCGCACCAACTTTCGGATGCCGGATGTGCTGTCGATCGGGCTGGGCGGCGGCAGCATCGTGCGGGCAAAGCCGCTGGCGATCGGGCCGCAATCGGTGGGCTACGAGCTGCTGCAACAGGCGCTGAGCTTCGGCGGCGAGGTGCTGACGGCGACCGATATTGCGGTGGCTGCGGGCTACTTCGACCTGCCGACAATGGACGGCGCGCGCTCGAAGCTGGCTGCGCTCAATCGAAAGCTGGTGGCGGCTGCGGTGGAGCGGATTCATGTCATGACCGAGGACGCGATCGATCGGATGAAGGTCGTCGCCGACGATCTGCCGGTGGTGCTGGTCGGCGGCGGCTCGGTGCTGATCGACCGCCCGCTCAAGGGCGTGTCGCAGACGATCAAGCCGGAGCACTTCGAGGCGGCCAACGCGGTCGGCGCGGCAATCGGCCAGATCTCAGGCGAGGTCGATCGGATCTTTAGCCTCGACACGCTCTCCCGCGAGGCCGCGCTGGCGCAGGCCAAAGCCGAGGCGATCAGCCGCGCTGTGGCCGCCGGAGCCTACGCCAATTCGGTGCAGATCGTCGATGTCGAGGACGTGCCGCTGGCCTATCTTCCATCCAACGCCACCCGCATTCGGGTCAAAGCCGCCGGCGATCTGGCGATTGTGCGCGAAGGAGTCTCATCATGCGAATGA
- a CDS encoding tetratricopeptide repeat protein, with product MQGPISFGRWLKQRRKALELTQDDLARLVNCSGITIRKIEANERRPSRQIAELLADRLEIAPSDRAAFLQFARGEADEQRHAEQPADQQRHPAQWRASQRPTNLARPLHPLIARAQEIAALRQLLLHGDARLLTITGPGGIGKTRLAQEVAYHLLDDFTDGVFLVALETLSDPSQVAATIAQTLGMVDASPQPARARLLDHLCDKHLLLVLDNFEHLLAAAPLVTDLLTTCPWLHILTTSRAPLHLRGERQFSVPPLPLPEPQQTVDFEALEHFGAVALFSARAQAARPGWTLTEQNAPAVVALCAHLDGLPLAIELAAAHTRLLSPHEMLEQIRGKPAMLSGGFRDLPTRQQALRSTIDWSYNLLDQQTRHIFARLAVFNGGCTLQAALAVCDDGAQAIHNLLDQLSILVDQNLLQREEMPDGTSRFVMLNTIREYAREKLAADNQAHDMQERHLQYFLSVAESAELCLRGTEQVACVALLEHEHNNFQAALEWCRAAPERAEAGLRLAGALGEFWAIHSYLSLGRSWLEAFLTGDRGAPDVVRAKALRYAGILASMQGDSAQAMVWDQETLHLCRQLGDTWGMCYSLADLGWVQVWHDCEPEQGRVLLEESLALSRQVGDPWLIARVAWRVGMYCYYFGHDPQQARALLEESLALSRMVGDTWNISNVLVHLSNALWSQQQDRRAIQLAEEALTLAQMVGNQRSIASAYNMLGTVALADGDYEQAHAYHAKSLQLAQALGLPLQIITARYLLGRVALSQRNFPEAQVYFMQCVGACQELNDKLRVAMCLIALAGVAQGMAQTRRAVRLLGATITVLELIDARLEGADRKDYERYLAATRAQLDHTSWADAWAEGRAMSFDQAIVYALEDTSESIAAALLELD from the coding sequence ATGCAAGGGCCAATCTCATTCGGTCGCTGGCTGAAACAGCGGCGCAAAGCTCTTGAACTTACCCAGGATGACCTGGCCCGGCTGGTGAACTGCTCCGGGATTACGATCCGCAAAATCGAGGCGAACGAGCGGCGACCATCCAGGCAGATCGCCGAGCTGCTCGCGGATCGCCTGGAGATTGCGCCGAGCGACCGTGCGGCATTTCTCCAGTTTGCGCGCGGCGAGGCCGACGAGCAACGCCACGCCGAGCAGCCAGCGGACCAGCAGCGGCATCCTGCTCAGTGGCGCGCATCGCAGCGTCCGACGAATCTTGCCCGCCCGCTTCACCCGCTGATCGCTCGTGCCCAGGAGATCGCAGCGCTACGCCAGCTCTTGCTGCATGGCGATGCGCGCCTGCTGACGATCACCGGGCCGGGCGGCATCGGGAAGACCCGTCTGGCGCAAGAGGTGGCCTACCATCTGCTCGACGATTTCACTGACGGCGTGTTCCTGGTCGCCCTGGAAACCCTGAGCGATCCCTCCCAGGTCGCCGCGACCATCGCGCAAACCCTGGGCATGGTCGACGCCAGCCCGCAGCCCGCCCGCGCGCGGCTGCTCGATCACCTCTGCGACAAACACCTGCTGCTCGTGCTGGATAACTTTGAGCATCTGCTCGCCGCCGCGCCCCTGGTAACAGACCTCTTGACAACATGCCCGTGGTTGCATATCCTGACTACAAGCCGAGCGCCGCTGCACCTGCGCGGCGAGCGCCAGTTTAGCGTACCACCGCTGCCGTTGCCGGAGCCGCAGCAGACCGTAGACTTCGAGGCGTTGGAGCACTTCGGCGCTGTTGCGCTTTTTAGCGCACGGGCGCAGGCCGCGCGTCCCGGCTGGACGCTCACCGAGCAGAACGCGCCCGCAGTTGTGGCGCTGTGCGCCCACCTCGACGGCCTGCCGCTGGCGATCGAGCTGGCAGCCGCCCATACGCGGCTGCTCTCGCCGCACGAGATGCTGGAGCAAATCCGTGGCAAGCCAGCCATGCTGAGCGGCGGCTTCCGCGATCTGCCAACTCGCCAGCAGGCGCTCCGCAGCACGATCGACTGGAGCTACAACCTCCTCGATCAGCAGACCCGGCATATCTTTGCGCGGCTGGCGGTTTTCAACGGCGGGTGTACCCTTCAGGCGGCGCTGGCCGTCTGCGACGACGGAGCGCAGGCTATACACAACCTGCTCGACCAGCTTTCGATTCTGGTCGACCAAAACCTGTTGCAGCGCGAAGAAATGCCCGATGGCACGTCGCGCTTCGTGATGCTCAACACGATCCGCGAGTATGCCCGCGAGAAGCTGGCGGCGGACAACCAGGCGCACGATATGCAGGAGCGCCATCTTCAGTACTTCTTGAGCGTCGCCGAAAGCGCCGAGCTATGCCTGCGCGGGACGGAGCAGGTGGCGTGTGTTGCGCTGCTTGAGCACGAGCATAACAACTTCCAGGCGGCGCTTGAGTGGTGCCGCGCAGCGCCGGAGCGGGCCGAGGCCGGGCTACGCCTGGCGGGCGCGCTGGGCGAGTTCTGGGCCATTCACAGCTACCTCTCGCTGGGACGAAGCTGGCTCGAAGCCTTCCTGACAGGGGATCGTGGTGCGCCGGACGTCGTGCGGGCTAAGGCGCTGCGCTATGCAGGCATCCTGGCAAGCATGCAGGGCGACTCCGCTCAGGCGATGGTCTGGGACCAGGAGACGCTGCATCTGTGTCGCCAACTGGGCGATACCTGGGGCATGTGCTACTCGCTGGCCGATCTGGGCTGGGTCCAGGTCTGGCATGATTGCGAGCCAGAGCAGGGCCGCGTGCTGTTGGAGGAGAGCCTGGCGCTGAGCCGTCAGGTGGGCGATCCCTGGCTGATCGCGCGGGTTGCCTGGCGCGTGGGCATGTACTGCTACTACTTCGGCCACGACCCGCAGCAGGCCCGTGCGCTGTTGGAGGAGAGCCTGGCGCTGTCGCGGATGGTCGGAGACACGTGGAATATAAGCAACGTGCTCGTCCATCTCAGCAACGCACTGTGGTCGCAGCAGCAAGATCGGCGGGCCATCCAGTTGGCCGAAGAAGCGCTGACGCTCGCTCAAATGGTCGGAAACCAGCGCAGCATCGCCAGCGCCTACAATATGCTGGGCACCGTCGCGCTGGCCGATGGCGATTACGAGCAGGCGCACGCCTACCACGCCAAAAGCTTGCAGCTTGCCCAGGCGCTCGGTCTGCCGCTTCAAATCATCACAGCCCGCTACCTGCTGGGACGTGTCGCGCTCAGCCAGCGCAATTTTCCTGAGGCTCAGGTATACTTCATGCAGTGCGTCGGCGCGTGCCAGGAGCTAAACGATAAGCTACGGGTGGCGATGTGCCTGATCGCCTTAGCTGGCGTGGCGCAGGGGATGGCGCAGACCCGGCGTGCCGTCCGCCTCCTGGGCGCGACGATCACCGTGCTGGAGCTGATCGATGCCCGCCTGGAGGGTGCCGACCGCAAGGACTACGAGCGCTATCTGGCCGCAACCCGCGCACAGTTGGACCATACCAGTTGGGCAGATGCCTGGGCCGAGGGCCGGGCGATGTCGTTCGATCAGGCGATCGTCTATGCGCTGGAAGATACCAGCGAATCGATCGCCGCCGCGCTGCTAGAGCTGGATTGA
- a CDS encoding ABC transporter permease yields the protein MSNINTLPAAPPLDEDDLAPQQERLADAWWSLRHNATSMVGLVLLSVIVLAALLAPLLAPYDPYALDIARANLPPSGSHPFGTDQFGHDIFSRVLYGARLDLLIAVASVAASATIGSVLGGISGYVGRYVDEALMRVMDMLQAFPRFIFAMGIAFALGPGLTTVIVATAALNIPGYARLMRNLILSLKQTQYALSAVAVGNSGPRVLFRHLFPNALAPILVTSTLQSGWAILEAAGLSFIGLGVAVPTAEWGVMIAMGLQEFLQGHWWVYTFPGLAIGVTVLAFNLIGDGLQDILDPRRRS from the coding sequence ATGAGCAACATTAACACGCTGCCGGCCGCGCCGCCGCTGGACGAGGATGATCTCGCGCCGCAGCAGGAGCGCCTGGCCGACGCCTGGTGGTCGCTGCGCCACAACGCCACCAGCATGGTTGGCCTGGTGTTATTGAGCGTGATCGTGTTGGCCGCGCTGCTCGCGCCGCTGCTCGCGCCATACGATCCGTACGCGCTCGACATTGCCCGCGCGAACCTGCCGCCGAGCGGCAGCCATCCGTTCGGCACCGACCAGTTTGGGCATGACATCTTCTCGCGGGTGCTCTACGGCGCGCGGCTCGACCTGCTGATCGCGGTCGCGTCGGTCGCGGCCTCCGCCACGATCGGCAGCGTCCTGGGCGGCATCTCAGGCTACGTCGGGCGGTACGTGGACGAGGCGCTGATGCGCGTTATGGACATGCTTCAGGCGTTTCCGCGCTTTATTTTCGCGATGGGCATCGCGTTTGCGCTCGGCCCGGGGCTGACCACGGTGATCGTCGCAACGGCGGCGCTGAACATACCGGGCTACGCGCGGCTGATGCGTAACCTGATCCTGAGCCTCAAGCAGACGCAGTACGCGCTCTCAGCGGTGGCGGTTGGCAACTCAGGGCCGCGCGTGCTCTTTCGCCATCTGTTTCCGAACGCGCTCGCGCCGATTCTGGTAACATCCACGCTGCAATCGGGCTGGGCGATTCTGGAGGCGGCAGGGCTTAGCTTTATCGGGCTGGGCGTGGCGGTGCCCACCGCCGAGTGGGGCGTGATGATCGCGATGGGGCTGCAAGAGTTTTTGCAGGGTCACTGGTGGGTCTATACCTTCCCCGGCCTGGCGATCGGCGTGACCGTGCTGGCGTTTAATCTGATCGGCGACGGGCTGCAAGATATACTCGACCCACGACGTAGGTCATAG
- a CDS encoding oligopeptide/dipeptide ABC transporter ATP-binding protein, with amino-acid sequence MIAAQPATQTAEALLTVEGLTKYYPVRKGMRARVYVRAVDGVSFTIRPGETLGLVGESGSGKSTIGRCILRLEEPTAGRIWFAGQEVTGLAPRALRAMRRHAQIVFQDPYDALNPRMTVSELVTEPLLLHKLCSRREASERAKDLLAKVGLKQVYLNRYPHQLSGGQNQRVGIARALATGPRLLVLDEPTSALDVSVQAKLLNLLGQLQADLGLSYLFISHDLAVVNYLAARVAVLYLGQIVEIGTRNALFATPRHPYTQALMSALPSETPEQPRQRIVLAGEIPSAINPPQGCRLASRCPYATSACRELPQPLRPIEAEHLVACHRALAGELP; translated from the coding sequence ATGATCGCAGCGCAGCCAGCGACGCAGACAGCCGAGGCGCTGCTCACGGTAGAGGGCCTGACCAAATATTATCCGGTGCGCAAAGGCATGCGTGCCAGGGTCTATGTGCGGGCCGTGGATGGCGTCTCGTTCACGATCCGGCCCGGCGAGACGCTGGGCCTGGTCGGCGAGAGCGGCAGCGGCAAATCCACGATCGGGCGCTGCATCCTGCGGCTGGAGGAGCCGACGGCGGGCCGCATCTGGTTTGCGGGCCAGGAGGTGACGGGCCTCGCGCCACGAGCGCTCCGGGCGATGCGCCGTCATGCGCAGATCGTCTTTCAAGATCCCTACGACGCGCTCAACCCGCGCATGACCGTGAGCGAGCTGGTGACGGAGCCGCTGCTGCTGCATAAGCTCTGCTCCCGCCGCGAGGCCAGCGAGCGCGCTAAAGATCTGCTCGCCAAAGTTGGCCTGAAGCAGGTCTACCTCAATCGCTACCCGCACCAGCTTTCGGGCGGGCAGAACCAGCGCGTCGGCATCGCGCGGGCGCTGGCGACCGGGCCGCGCCTGCTGGTGCTGGACGAGCCGACCTCGGCGCTGGATGTTTCGGTGCAGGCGAAGCTGCTCAATCTGCTGGGCCAGCTTCAGGCCGATCTTGGCCTGAGCTATCTGTTCATCTCTCACGATCTGGCTGTCGTCAACTATCTGGCTGCCCGCGTTGCGGTCTTGTATCTGGGCCAGATTGTAGAAATTGGTACTCGTAATGCATTGTTTGCCACCCCCCGCCACCCCTACACGCAAGCGCTTATGTCGGCGCTGCCGAGCGAGACACCGGAGCAGCCGCGCCAGCGGATCGTGCTGGCAGGTGAGATCCCTTCGGCGATCAACCCACCCCAGGGCTGCCGCCTTGCTTCCCGCTGCCCGTACGCGACGAGCGCATGCCGCGAGCTGCCTCAGCCGCTCCGCCCAATTGAGGCCGAGCATCTGGTTGCATGCCACCGCGCGCTGGCAGGTGAGCTGCCATAG
- a CDS encoding mersacidin/lichenicidin family type 2 lantibiotic has protein sequence MSAINVIRAWKDEDYRMSLSEEQLGLLPASPVGTIDLSDEDLDAIGAPYTTMSTAPMGDL, from the coding sequence ATGTCGGCAATCAACGTTATTCGGGCCTGGAAAGACGAAGACTATCGGATGAGCTTGAGCGAGGAGCAGCTGGGGCTGCTGCCCGCCAGCCCTGTCGGCACGATCGATCTGTCGGATGAGGATCTGGATGCTATCGGCGCGCCATACACCACCATGAGCACCGCGCCGATGGGCGATCTCTAG